In a genomic window of Bradyrhizobium sp. LLZ17:
- a CDS encoding DUF1330 domain-containing protein: protein MGHIDPTKEIFAQFRDNDRPGPIHMLNLVRLRKEAAYPDGRKASGAEAYAAYGRESGPVFERLGGRIIWQGKFELMLIGPETERWDHCFIAEYPSVAAFVEMIRDPVYRAAVKHRQAAVEDSRLIRHAVLPVGKNFGEVPS from the coding sequence ATGGGCCACATCGATCCGACCAAGGAGATTTTCGCGCAATTCCGGGACAACGACCGCCCGGGTCCGATCCACATGCTCAATCTGGTGCGGCTGCGCAAAGAGGCCGCCTATCCGGACGGCCGCAAGGCCAGCGGCGCGGAAGCCTATGCGGCCTATGGCCGCGAGAGCGGCCCGGTGTTCGAGCGGCTTGGCGGCCGCATTATCTGGCAGGGCAAGTTCGAACTGATGCTGATCGGTCCCGAAACCGAGCGCTGGGACCATTGCTTCATCGCCGAATACCCGAGCGTTGCCGCCTTCGTCGAGATGATCCGCGACCCCGTCTATCGCGCAGCGGTCAAGCATCGCCAGGCCGCGGTGGAGGATTCGCGGCTGATCCGGCACGCGGTGCTACCGGTGGGCAAGAACTTCGGCGAGGTGCCAAGTTGA
- a CDS encoding DUF1304 domain-containing protein, with protein sequence MSLIANVLVALVAALHTYFLVLEMFLWDKPLGLKTFRNTPEKAEITKVLAGNQGLYNGFLAAGLVWGLLHGNPAFAFQIKAFFLICVIVAGASGAATVSTRILIVQAAPAAIALLALLLT encoded by the coding sequence TTGAGTCTGATCGCCAATGTTCTGGTGGCGCTGGTCGCCGCACTGCACACCTATTTCCTGGTCCTGGAGATGTTTCTCTGGGACAAGCCGCTGGGATTGAAGACATTCCGCAACACGCCGGAGAAGGCCGAGATCACGAAAGTGCTGGCCGGCAATCAGGGGCTCTATAATGGCTTCCTCGCCGCCGGCCTGGTCTGGGGCTTGTTGCATGGCAATCCGGCCTTCGCGTTCCAGATCAAGGCGTTCTTCCTGATCTGCGTGATCGTAGCCGGCGCTTCTGGCGCGGCGACCGTCAGCACACGCATCCTGATCGTGCAGGCAGCGCCGGCCGCGATTGCGCTGCTTGCACTTCTCCTGACCTGA
- a CDS encoding methylated-DNA--[protein]-cysteine S-methyltransferase codes for MADRSARPSESFGLDRLGTPIGTALLVTDADGALRALDWEDYEHRMRELLRLQCGPVDLRQRAAPAPMKAALSDYFAGDLAQLSSIPWRVAGTPFQQKVWTALAQIPAGTTLSYGALAARLDMPKAVRAVGHANGSNPISVVLPCHRLIGANGSLVKYGGGLERKRWLLRHEGVEV; via the coding sequence ATGGCCGATCGATCAGCGCGTCCGTCAGAGAGCTTTGGCCTTGATCGGTTGGGCACGCCGATCGGGACCGCGTTGCTCGTCACCGATGCCGACGGCGCGCTGCGCGCGCTTGACTGGGAGGACTACGAGCACCGGATGCGCGAGTTGCTGCGGCTGCAGTGCGGCCCGGTGGATCTGCGCCAGCGAGCCGCGCCCGCCCCGATGAAGGCGGCGCTATCGGATTACTTCGCGGGCGACCTTGCGCAGCTCTCGTCGATCCCATGGCGTGTCGCCGGGACACCCTTCCAGCAAAAGGTCTGGACCGCGCTTGCGCAAATCCCCGCCGGCACCACACTGAGCTATGGCGCGCTCGCCGCGAGGCTCGACATGCCTAAGGCGGTTCGCGCCGTCGGCCATGCCAACGGCTCCAATCCGATCAGCGTCGTGCTGCCTTGCCATCGCCTGATCGGTGCAAATGGTTCGCTGGTGAAATATGGCGGCGGTCTGGAGCGCAAGCGCTGGCTGCTGCGGCACGAGGGGGTGGAGGTTTGA
- a CDS encoding [protein-PII] uridylyltransferase, with amino-acid sequence MDSVTTEHKREVDDRFDTSRITAAVDALAGKHQGREDAFRTAMAQLLKAELMASREAAQAILLKDRHGRRCAERLCHVQDEIIRILYSAATRHLYRSPIPSGAERMAVVATGGYGRGLMAPESDIDLLFILPYKQTAWGEQVAEAILYCLWDMGLKVGHATRSVDESIRQARGDMTIRTAILETRFLTGDQPLYDELVARFDKEVVQGTASEFVTAKLAEREERHRRGGQSRYLVEPNVKDGKGALRDLHTLFWIAKYVYRVRDTDELAERGVFDAQEYRTFRRCADFLWSVRCNLHFYSGRAEERLSFDLQREIAVRLGYTSHPGMQDVERFMKHYFLVAKEVGNLTAILCAKLEDQQAKPAPVLSRMMARLRPTAAKRRVPDSDDFIVDNNRINIGAPDVFKHDPVNLIRIFRLAQKNNLAFHPDAMRSVTRSLALINAQLRENPEANRLFMEILTSDNAEIVLRRMNETGVLGHFIRAFGKIVSMMQFNMYHHYTVDEHLIRCVGFLQDIERGGNEEFTLASDLMRKIRPEHRSVIYIVTLLHDIAKGRPEDHSIAGAKVARRLCPRLGFSAADTELVAWLIEEHLTMSTVAQSRDLSDRKTIENFAAVVQSVEQMKLLTILTTADIRGVGPGVWNGWKAQLLRSLYYETEPVLTGGFSEVDRGKRLVAAHAEFRMAFAEWPSDELDAYIGRHYPAYWLKVELPRKIRHARFVRSSEQAGHKLAINVGFDEVRGVTELTIFAADHPWLLSIIAGACASAGANIVDAQIYTTTDGRALDTISISREYDRDEDEGRRATRIGEMIEDVLEGKLRLPEVVARRTVRSKARPFVIEPEVTINNQWSDRYTVIEMSGLDRPGLLYELTTAISKLNLNIASAHVATFGERARDVFYVTDLLGAQINAPTRQAAIKSALTHVMAGEKVVAPAA; translated from the coding sequence ATGGACAGCGTCACGACTGAGCACAAGCGAGAGGTGGATGATCGCTTCGACACGTCGCGGATCACCGCCGCGGTCGATGCGCTTGCCGGAAAGCATCAAGGGCGCGAGGACGCGTTCCGCACGGCCATGGCGCAACTGCTCAAGGCCGAACTGATGGCCTCGCGCGAGGCGGCGCAGGCGATCCTGCTCAAAGATCGTCACGGCCGGCGCTGCGCCGAGCGGCTGTGTCATGTGCAGGACGAGATCATCCGCATTCTATATTCGGCGGCGACCCGTCACCTCTATCGCTCACCGATCCCGAGCGGCGCCGAACGGATGGCGGTGGTCGCGACTGGCGGCTATGGCCGCGGCCTGATGGCACCGGAATCCGACATCGATCTCCTGTTCATCCTGCCCTACAAACAGACCGCCTGGGGCGAGCAGGTCGCTGAAGCGATCCTCTATTGCCTCTGGGATATGGGGCTGAAGGTCGGTCACGCCACGCGCTCGGTCGATGAATCGATCCGCCAGGCGCGCGGCGACATGACCATCCGCACCGCGATCCTGGAGACGCGCTTTCTCACCGGCGATCAACCGCTCTATGACGAACTGGTCGCGCGTTTCGACAAGGAAGTGGTGCAGGGCACCGCGTCCGAGTTCGTCACCGCAAAGCTCGCCGAGCGCGAGGAGCGGCATCGCCGCGGCGGCCAGTCGCGCTATCTGGTCGAACCCAACGTCAAGGACGGCAAGGGCGCCTTGCGCGACCTGCACACGCTGTTCTGGATCGCGAAATACGTCTACCGCGTCCGCGACACCGACGAGCTGGCCGAGCGCGGCGTGTTCGACGCACAGGAATACCGCACCTTCCGCCGCTGTGCCGATTTCCTCTGGTCGGTGCGCTGCAATCTGCATTTCTATTCCGGCCGCGCCGAAGAACGCCTGTCATTCGACCTGCAGCGCGAGATCGCGGTCCGGCTCGGCTACACCTCGCATCCCGGCATGCAGGATGTCGAGCGCTTCATGAAGCACTACTTCCTGGTCGCCAAGGAAGTCGGCAACCTCACCGCCATTCTCTGCGCCAAGCTCGAGGACCAGCAGGCCAAGCCCGCGCCGGTCTTGAGCCGGATGATGGCGCGGCTGCGTCCCACCGCCGCGAAGCGCCGCGTGCCCGATAGCGACGACTTCATCGTCGACAACAACCGCATCAATATCGGCGCGCCCGACGTCTTCAAGCACGATCCGGTCAATCTGATCCGCATCTTCCGTCTTGCGCAGAAGAACAACCTCGCCTTCCATCCGGATGCGATGCGCAGCGTGACGCGCTCGCTCGCCCTGATCAACGCCCAGCTTCGCGAGAACCCCGAGGCCAACCGGCTGTTCATGGAGATCCTGACCTCCGACAACGCCGAGATCGTGCTGCGGCGGATGAACGAGACCGGCGTGCTCGGCCATTTCATCCGCGCCTTCGGCAAGATCGTCTCGATGATGCAGTTCAACATGTATCATCACTACACCGTCGACGAGCATTTGATCCGCTGCGTCGGCTTCCTGCAGGACATCGAGCGCGGCGGCAACGAGGAGTTCACGCTTGCGAGCGATCTGATGCGCAAGATCCGACCCGAGCACCGTTCGGTGATCTACATCGTGACGCTGCTGCACGACATCGCCAAGGGCCGGCCTGAGGATCATTCGATCGCCGGCGCCAAGGTGGCGCGCCGGCTCTGCCCGCGGCTCGGCTTCAGCGCGGCCGACACCGAGCTCGTGGCCTGGCTGATCGAGGAGCATCTGACAATGTCGACGGTCGCGCAGTCGCGCGACCTGTCCGATCGCAAGACCATCGAGAATTTCGCCGCCGTGGTGCAATCGGTCGAGCAGATGAAGCTGCTGACGATCCTGACCACCGCCGATATTCGCGGCGTCGGCCCCGGCGTGTGGAACGGCTGGAAGGCGCAGCTCCTGCGCTCTCTGTATTACGAGACCGAGCCGGTCTTGACCGGCGGCTTCTCGGAAGTCGACCGGGGAAAACGCCTGGTGGCCGCGCACGCCGAATTCCGCATGGCCTTTGCCGAATGGCCGAGCGACGAGCTCGATGCCTATATCGGCCGGCACTATCCAGCCTACTGGCTCAAGGTCGAATTGCCGCGAAAGATCCGCCACGCCCGCTTCGTGCGATCGAGCGAGCAGGCCGGCCACAAGCTCGCGATCAATGTCGGCTTCGACGAGGTGCGCGGCGTCACCGAGCTGACGATCTTCGCGGCCGACCATCCCTGGCTACTTTCGATCATCGCAGGCGCCTGCGCCTCGGCCGGCGCCAACATCGTCGATGCGCAGATCTACACCACGACCGACGGCCGCGCGCTCGACACGATCTCGATCTCCCGCGAGTACGACCGCGACGAGGACGAGGGCCGCCGCGCCACCCGCATCGGCGAGATGATCGAGGACGTACTCGAAGGCAAGCTGCGCCTCCCCGAGGTGGTGGCGCGACGTACCGTGCGCAGTAAGGCACGACCTTTCGTGATCGAGCCGGAAGTGACCATCAACAACCAATGGTCCGACCGCTATACCGTGATCGAGATGTCCGGCCTCGACCGTCCCGGCCTGCTCTATGAGCTGACCACCGCAATCTCGAAGCTCAACCTCAACATTGCGTCTGCGCATGTCGCGACCTTCGGCGAACGCGCCCGCGACGTGTTTTACGTCACCGACCTCCTCGGCGCGCAGATCAACGCACCGACGCGACAGGCCGCGATCAAGAGCGCGCTGACCCATGTGATGGCGGGTGAGAAGGTGGTTGCGCCGGCGGCGTGA
- a CDS encoding aliphatic sulfonate ABC transporter substrate-binding protein, with protein MIKISRRILLAGAVALAVAPAARAAEPLKEIRIDWATYNPVSLVLKQKGLLEKEFAKDGITITWVQSAGSNKALEFLNAGSIDFGSTAGSAALVARINGNPIKSIYVYSRPEWTALVTGKDSKIASVADLKGKRVAVTRGTDPHIFLVRALLGAGLTEKDITPVLLQHADGKTALIRGDVDAWAGLDPMMAQAEVEEGAKLFYRNADANTWGILNVREQFLKDYPDIVRRVLATYEDARKYSLANYDDLKKTFIAVTKLPDAVVDKQLKERTELTHSRIGAPQRESILAAGLALQQAGVLDAKVDVKATLDALIDDQVPLPTNQFGNRAAN; from the coding sequence ATGATCAAGATTTCACGACGCATTCTGCTGGCGGGAGCGGTGGCGCTCGCTGTGGCCCCTGCGGCACGGGCGGCGGAGCCGCTGAAGGAGATCCGCATCGACTGGGCGACCTACAACCCGGTGTCGCTGGTCCTGAAGCAGAAGGGGCTGCTGGAGAAGGAGTTCGCCAAGGACGGCATCACCATCACCTGGGTGCAGTCTGCCGGCTCCAACAAGGCGCTCGAATTCCTCAACGCCGGTTCGATCGATTTCGGCTCGACCGCAGGCTCGGCGGCGCTGGTCGCGCGCATCAACGGCAACCCGATCAAGTCGATCTATGTCTATTCGCGTCCCGAATGGACTGCGCTGGTTACCGGCAAGGATTCCAAGATCGCAAGCGTCGCAGATCTTAAGGGCAAGCGCGTCGCGGTGACGCGCGGCACCGATCCGCACATCTTCCTGGTGCGCGCGCTGCTCGGCGCCGGCCTGACCGAGAAGGACATCACGCCGGTGCTGCTCCAGCACGCCGACGGCAAGACCGCGCTGATCCGCGGCGACGTCGATGCCTGGGCCGGTCTCGATCCGATGATGGCGCAGGCCGAGGTCGAAGAGGGCGCAAAGCTGTTCTACCGCAACGCCGACGCCAACACCTGGGGCATCCTCAATGTGCGCGAGCAGTTCCTGAAGGACTATCCGGATATCGTCCGCCGCGTGCTTGCGACCTACGAGGACGCGCGAAAATATTCGCTGGCGAATTACGATGATCTCAAGAAGACATTCATCGCCGTGACCAAGTTGCCCGATGCCGTCGTCGACAAGCAGCTCAAGGAGCGCACCGAACTCACCCACAGCCGCATCGGCGCGCCGCAGCGCGAGTCGATCCTCGCCGCGGGCCTCGCCTTGCAGCAGGCCGGCGTCCTCGATGCCAAGGTCGATGTGAAGGCGACACTGGATGCCTTGATCGACGACCAGGTGCCGCTGCCGACGAATCAATTCGGCAATCGCGCGGCAAATTAG
- a CDS encoding ABC transporter permease, translating into MSSDAPVLQQPSEPAENSGAPSRLSRYARPMLGLLLPLTLALGWELVVRLGWSNGRLVPPPSRVFATIADLARSGELIRHIAATLWRVGLGFAFGVLAGTVLGAVSGYWSLARRLLDPTVQALRAIPSLAWVPLFILWLGIFETSKIALIAAGVFFPVYLGVMGAILSVDRKIVEVGRTFRLSGPAMIRRILLPAVLPAYVVSLRVGLGLGWMFVVAAELIGASEGLGYLLLDGQQLGKPAQILAAIVIFAILGKLTDWLIEVAAAPFLRWQDAFGRARGT; encoded by the coding sequence ATGAGCTCCGACGCGCCAGTCCTGCAGCAACCCTCGGAACCGGCCGAGAACTCGGGCGCGCCCTCGCGGCTGTCACGCTATGCGCGACCGATGCTGGGACTGCTGTTGCCGCTGACGCTGGCGCTCGGCTGGGAACTCGTGGTCCGGCTCGGCTGGTCCAATGGCCGGCTGGTGCCGCCGCCATCGCGCGTCTTCGCCACCATCGCCGATCTCGCCCGCTCTGGGGAGCTGATCCGCCACATCGCCGCGACGCTGTGGCGCGTCGGTCTTGGCTTTGCGTTCGGCGTCCTGGCAGGCACGGTGCTCGGCGCCGTCTCCGGCTATTGGTCGCTGGCGCGACGGCTGCTTGATCCGACCGTGCAGGCGCTGCGCGCGATCCCCTCGCTCGCCTGGGTGCCGCTGTTCATTCTGTGGCTCGGCATTTTCGAGACGTCGAAGATCGCGCTGATTGCGGCCGGCGTGTTCTTCCCGGTGTATCTCGGCGTGATGGGCGCGATCCTCAGCGTCGATCGCAAAATCGTCGAAGTCGGCCGCACGTTTCGCCTGTCCGGGCCCGCGATGATCCGCCGCATCTTGCTGCCCGCCGTGCTGCCGGCCTATGTCGTCTCCCTGCGTGTCGGCCTGGGCCTGGGCTGGATGTTCGTGGTGGCGGCCGAATTGATCGGTGCCTCCGAGGGCCTCGGCTATCTCCTGCTCGATGGCCAGCAGCTCGGCAAGCCGGCGCAGATCCTGGCCGCGATCGTGATCTTCGCCATCCTCGGCAAGCTCACGGACTGGCTGATCGAGGTTGCGGCAGCGCCCTTCCTGCGCTGGCAGGATGCCTTCGGGCGCGCGAGAGGAACCTGA
- a CDS encoding ABC transporter ATP-binding protein: protein MLALDRVSKTYPNGVQALARFSSQIRQGEIVAIIGGSGCGKSTLLRAVAGLDRASSGTVTLDNERIAAPHAKIGIIFQEPRLLPWLSVADNIGFGLADLTTTERREKVARALARVGLADKAQAWPRELSGGQAQRVAIARALVPQPEVLLLDEPFSALDAFTRRDLQDHLLDLWADTRPTLVLVTHDVDEAVVLADRVLVMRPRPGRLFDQIEINLGRPRDRNSPLFENFKRSVLTSLDRSLDRNVPDRDATQGPGQAMWW from the coding sequence ATGCTCGCGCTCGACCGGGTCAGCAAGACCTATCCCAACGGCGTGCAGGCGCTGGCGCGCTTCTCCTCACAGATCAGGCAAGGTGAGATCGTCGCCATCATCGGCGGCTCCGGCTGCGGCAAGTCCACGCTGCTGCGCGCCGTCGCCGGCCTTGATCGCGCAAGTTCGGGTACGGTGACGCTCGACAACGAGAGGATCGCCGCGCCGCATGCCAAGATCGGCATCATTTTCCAGGAGCCGCGGCTTTTGCCCTGGCTCAGCGTCGCCGACAATATCGGCTTTGGCCTCGCCGACCTGACCACGACTGAGCGGCGCGAGAAGGTGGCGCGCGCGCTGGCCCGCGTCGGGCTCGCCGACAAGGCGCAAGCCTGGCCGCGCGAACTCTCCGGCGGGCAGGCTCAGCGTGTTGCGATCGCACGCGCACTGGTGCCGCAGCCGGAGGTGCTGCTGCTCGACGAACCGTTCTCCGCGCTCGATGCCTTCACCCGCCGCGACCTCCAGGATCATCTGCTCGACCTCTGGGCCGATACGCGGCCGACGTTGGTCCTGGTCACCCATGATGTCGACGAGGCGGTCGTGCTGGCCGATCGCGTGCTGGTGATGCGGCCTCGGCCGGGCCGGTTGTTCGACCAGATCGAGATCAATCTGGGGCGGCCCCGCGATCGCAATTCGCCGCTGTTCGAGAATTTCAAGCGCAGCGTGCTGACGTCACTCGACCGTTCGCTCGACCGCAACGTGCCCGACCGTGACGCAACCCAGGGTCCCGGTCAGGCCATGTGGTGGTGA
- a CDS encoding OsmC family protein has product MDAAELRQMQAPIKERYKTDPKTAMITLKAKGSIDSEGIACKVETGRAIAMAGLHPATGGSGLELCSGDMLLEALVACAGVTLKSVATAIEVPLKTGNVYAEGDLDFRGTLGVDKETPVGFAEIRLRFEVDTDAPQDKLDLLLKLTERYCVVYQTIKNGPKVSVSMQRM; this is encoded by the coding sequence ATGGACGCCGCTGAACTGCGCCAGATGCAGGCTCCGATCAAGGAGCGTTACAAGACCGATCCCAAGACCGCGATGATCACGCTGAAGGCCAAGGGCTCGATCGACAGCGAAGGCATCGCCTGCAAGGTCGAGACCGGACGGGCCATCGCGATGGCTGGCCTGCATCCGGCGACCGGCGGCTCCGGCCTCGAGCTTTGTTCCGGCGACATGCTGCTGGAGGCGCTGGTTGCCTGTGCCGGTGTCACGCTGAAATCGGTCGCGACCGCGATCGAGGTGCCGCTCAAGACCGGCAATGTCTACGCCGAAGGCGATCTCGATTTCCGCGGCACGCTCGGCGTCGACAAGGAGACCCCGGTTGGCTTCGCCGAGATCCGGCTGCGCTTCGAGGTCGATACCGATGCGCCGCAGGACAAGCTCGATCTGCTGCTCAAGCTCACGGAGCGCTATTGCGTGGTCTACCAGACCATCAAGAACGGCCCGAAGGTCTCGGTGTCGATGCAGCGGATGTGA